A stretch of DNA from Streptomyces sp. DH-12:
AGGTAGCCGGGGACGAGGACGCCCTCGACCCACTCGATCAGGGCGCGCAGTTCGTCGTCATACTCCGGTGAGTCGAGCAGGAGGATGAACGGCGGGTACTTCCACTCCTCCTCGTCCTCCTCGCTGTCGGTGTCCTCGGCGGCCGTGTCACCGGCGGCCGCCGGGCCCGGGGTCGGGTCCGGGCCTCCGGCTGCGGCGAGGGCCTGGATCTGGGCCGTCAGGGCGGCGATCTGAGCCTTGAGGTCCTCGATGTCCTCGAACAGGCCGACCGGCACGTCGAACCGCGGCTCGTCGGGGTCACCGGCCACTGCGCTCTGCCTGCCTCTCCTCGTACGCGGCGACCGCCCGCTTGGTGATGGCGGCCTCCTCGGTCTTCATCTGCGGGCCGATGTGGGCCATCGCCTTCTCCGCGTACCAGGGGCGGAGGCGGATCTGGGCAACGGGCATGCCGGTGGACAGCAGCAGGGCGGTGCCCTTGCGCATGGCGCGGATCTCGGCGGGGTCGAGCACCTGTTCCCGCTGCTCGGACCAGCTGCGGCTGCCGCCGTCCTTGCTCTTGGAGTACGAGCCGCGCTCGACGTAGTGGGCACCGGCCAGCGTAGAGACGTCCTGGGCGAACTTCGCGTCGTCCATGCCGACGCCGATGATCTTCTTCGTGGCGGCCGACCACATGGCGTCCATACCGATCTCGCCCCAGGCGGCGACGCCCTGACGGTAGCTCTGGAGGATCACGAAGGGGGTGATGCCGCGGCTGCCGAGGTGGCTGTAGAGGTCGGGCAGGTCCTTGATCCGGCAGATGTTGGCGGCCTCGTCGAGCACGGCCCGCATGGGCTCGGGGAGGCGGCCGCCGTGGCGTTCGCCGGCTTCGGCGGCCGCGGTGAACACGGCGTCGGCGAGGGCGGCGACGACGGCGGAGGCGGGGCCGCCCTTCTTCGACAGCAGGTAGAGGGTGTCGGTGCTGAGCGCGAACTGCTCGGGGTCGAACCGTGGGTGCCGGTCGTCGGGGGTGACCCAGGCGAGGACCTTCTCGTCGCGCAGGGCGCTGACGGCGGTCCGCGCGTTCTGGTAGATCCCGGACTGGGTCTCCTCGGCGATGTTGATGGAGGAGTCGACCTGTTCGGCGAGGACGGGTTCGTGCTGGTAGAGGATGCGCAGGGGCGCCTTCTCCTTGGGGTCGGCCAGCCACGCCATCACGTCGCGGACGGTGCCGCCGTCGTGGTAGGCGGCGCGGAAGAGGCCGACCAGCAGGTCACCGGCTGCCTGGCTCCAGAAGGGGTCGGCCTGTTCGCTGGTGATCTGGTTGACGAAGTGGCTGGCGAGGCGTTCGGCGCCTTCCAGCGTCTCCGCCTGGGCGATCATGTCCCACCACATCTGCCGCTCGGCCTGGGCGACGCCCTGGGTGTCGAGCACCCAGGTGCGGCCGACCTTCGCGCGGGAGGCGAGGGTGGCGGCGTAGACGTCGGCCTTGTTGCTGGTCATCAGCAGGGCGCCGGGGGCTTCCTCAGCCACCGGGATGGCCAGGGACGTCGACTTGCCCGCGCGGGGCGCCATGATGGCGACGTAGGTGTCCTCGTCGCTGCCGCGCAGCTCCACGCCGGAGGGCAGGTGGTCGCCGAGCAGCACGCCCCGGTCGCGCGGCGGGACCTTGGAGGGCTTGGTGCCTTTGAGGGAGGCGCGCAGCCGGGTCGCGGTCGCGGCCGCCCGCTTGGGGGTCAGCTCCCGCATCTGGTGCAGCGTCGCCAGACTGCTGGGGTTGCGGAACCAGCGGAACGTCCAGCGCAGGCCCCACACGAGGAACACGACGACGGCCAGGTCCGCCACGGTGGCGCCGACGAGGGACGCGGTCTGCGAGTGCGGCCACGCCGCCGGCCAGTCGGTGGCCATCTGGAAGGCGGCCACGAGCGAGGTGGGGAACGGGGCGACGTCGTCGCCGGTCAGGGCCGCGCCGGCGGCCGCCCCGGCCCAGGTCGACACCGACAGGGTCACGGCGCCGCCGAGGAGGATGCCCCCGGCGGCCCATGCCCGGTCGTTCTCCGTCATCATCAGCTGCCCCCTCCTGCTGCGGCCGTCCGGCGGCGGTTGTGGTCGGTCCGGTACAGGCGCAGCTCGGTCGACGTCAGCTCCAGCGCGGCGGCGATGCCCGGCCGGGTGCCGATCTTGATCAGGTACTTGCCGCGGCCCGGGTGCCGGACGGTCTCCTCGTCCGTCTCGGTGTGCTCGGAGCCGGTGGGGTCGATGTCCAGGCCGGTGCTGGTGGCGCTGGACCATGAGCCGATCATCATGCGTTCCTGCTCGGTGAGGGAGCGCTTGCCGGTGACGCGGCGCAGCTCCTCCTCGGAGGACGCGCCGATCACCCAGGTGTCGCAGCGGTCCATCAGGCCGCGGGCCTTGGCGCGGTCGGTCTCGGTCGGCAGGGCCTCGACGTCCAGCAGCGAGTGGGTGACGTAGATCGTCACGTCGTTTGTGGTGCGGTTGAGGCGGGAGATGGCGTCCATCGCGTCCACCAGGCCGGGACCGCTACGCAGTGCCCGCCACATCTCGTCCATCGGCAGCACGAGGGAGCGGTCCATCATCCCGATGCTGCGGGCGGAGTCGATCGCGCTGTAGGTGTACGCCCAGGTTGCGATCATTCCCGCGCTGACGACGTCGTTGCCGCGGGCCCGCAGCGCGGAGATGTCCACCGACACCGCCGGGGCAGCGATGTCCAACGGAGTGGTGGTGGGGCCGTCGAACAGGCCTTTGAGGGGGCCGCCGATGAGGTTGTCGAGCCCGGCGATCACCGACCGCGTCAGGTCCTGGTAGCGGTCTCCCTCGGCGGCGAGTTTGGTCCGCAGCTCCTCGGGCGCGGCCCGCAGGATGCGGACGACGTCGGCGACCACCGGGTCGCTGCCCGACTCCTGGGCGGCGGAGGCGACCTGGACGGCGGTGTCCAGCGCGGAGCGCTCGATCTCGTTCGGGGACCGGCCCAGTCCGTGCTTGGTGGACAGCAGGGCGACCAGGGTCTCCAGGCGGCGCCCGTTGAGGACGTCGAGCAGGGCCTCGCGCCGCTCCGCGGTCAGGGATGCCGCGCGCCCCTTCAACGGGCCGGAGTCGAGCGGGTTGAGGCGGCCGATGCCGTCGCCGATCCGGACGACGGAGCCGCCGAGCTCACGGATCAGCTCGGTGTACTCGCCCTTGACGTCGCCGGGCACGCACGGCATGAACCCGAACGCGGAGTACACCATGCACATGCGCTTGACCAGCGCGGACTTGCCCGCGCCGGGCTGGGACATCACCCACACGCCCGGGTTGGTCGTCAGCTTGCCCGTCCATCCGCTGGGGTCGATGGCCACCAGCTCGCCCGTGAGCAGGTCGCGCCCGACGGGCACGCCGCGCGGGGGCAGGCCGCTGCCGAGCAGGAAGGGGTAGATGCCGCCCGCCTGGCTAGTCGGCCCAGTGTAGACGGTGCCGGTGTCCTCGACGGGCGAGCGTCCGCCGAAGCGGCCGCCCCAGCCCAGCCGCGGCGCGTAGCGACCCTTCAACCGGGCGGCCAGGCGCCGCTCCTGGCGCGTCGGGGTCTGCTCCGCCTGCGCCACCACACGCTTGGGCGAGGTCAGCGGCACCGGCTTGGTCTTGCGTGCCATGTCGTCAGTCCTTCACCAGCGGGGAGTAGCCGAGCGGCAGTCCGGCGGCGAACACGGCGGCCTGGGCGCCGTAGGCGGGCCGCATGCGGATGCCTCGGGTGGCTTTCACCGCGCGGGCCAGCTCCTGGCGGGCGGCGGGCAGGTCCTCGGTGCTGCGGGCGGTGACGGTCACCATCAGCGTCCAGTCCACGACCTGGGCGCCGCCGGCCACCTGGGCGGCGGCCTTCTCCGCCCGCTGGGCGTCGGCCCGCTGGGACCACTTGGCGCGGCCCTTGACCTCGGCGGTCGCCTGCGCCCGCATGTGCGCGTTGGCGATCTCGCGCTCCAGCACGGCCTCGCCCTCCATCGGGTCGAGCACGCGGTAGGAGAGGGTGATGCGCCTCTGGAAGCGGCCGGGCGCCAGCAGCGGGAGCAGCACCGAGTAGGGGATGGGGCGGCGCGGCATCTCCCGCAGCACCCAGCTGACGGACACTCCCCCGTCGTGAGCGTAGGTCTCCCAGTCGTCGTCGGCGGCCTGCGGCCCGCACTCCGCCCACGACAGCTCCTCGAACTCCGCGTCGCGCGCGTTGAACACCTCGGGGTCGTAGGCGGACCTGACGATCCGGCGCAGGTCGACGTCGGTCGCCCGGCGCTCAATGTCCGTGCCCGTGCCAGACAGGTCCAGGGAGTCGACCACCCGCAGGGCCTCGGCGACCTTCTCGGCGAGGTCAGCCGGCGGGGTCGCGGTCGCGTCGGGGTCCACGGTGACGGTCATCCACGGCGCCACGCTGGCGGTGGCGTGCGGCATCGTGCGCACCAGCTCGTCGATGACCTGCTTGGCCAGCCGGGGCGCGGCCGGGTCCTTGCGGGCCTTGACGTCGTCGCCGAGCGCCGCGCCGGCGCCCGGGGTGATCTGGATGGTGACGCTCGCGCCCTTGATCTGCTCGTCGGTGCTCATCGCGTCCAGCACCGACGACCAGGTGCGCAGGCTGCTCTGCACCGCCGCGGTGGGCGCCATGAGGCTTCCACCCGGCGCCAGCAGGGTGGTGACGGTCATGTAGCCGCTCGTCCGGTTGTGGACGACGCCCACGGCACGGCCGGTGGTCGGGTCGTGTGCCTTGATCAGGGTGCTGCTCGCGCCGACGCCCGGCAGGTCCAGGGCGTACGGGTGGGGCAGCAGCAGCCTGCGGTAGGCGTTGGCGTCGTAGCGGGCGGCCCGTTTCCAGGCGAGTTTGGCCCAGTAGTAGGACAGGGCGGACATGCCGTGTCGGCGTGCGGCGAGCAGCCCGAAGAAGATGAGCGTCAGCGGCAGGGTGACCAGCAGGGAGACCGGCGCCTGGGTGGCGATCAGGCCGTCCGCCGTCAGCACCGCGGCGGCGAGCATCGTCGCGGTCCTCGACAGCCCGCCGAAACCGAAGTCGCGGCGGGCCCGGAAGCCGTCCACGAGCAGTGCCTGCGGGACCTCGTGGGTCGTCACTGATTCCCCCCGCCCATCTGTCCACTGACGCCCTGGATCGCGTCGTTGACGCCGTCCAGGACCTGAATCCCGACTCCTGCGGCGCCGGTCGCGCTCGCCGCTCCTCCGGCCGCGCCGGCGGCCGCGGCCGTCCCCGCACCGGTCGCGGTCGGGCTCGAGGACCCGGCCGCCGCCGCGTCGGCTCCGCCAGCCCCTCCGGACTGGCCCGGCACGCGGGAGTTCTCGTTGCGGGCCGCCTGGGCCTGCGCGTCACCGCCCTGACCGCCGTCCCGGCCCTCTCCCCCGTCACCGGACCGGCCCGGGTTCTGGCCCGCGCCCGGCCGGACCTGGTCGACGTACTGGGCGTGAGAGACGGGATCGGCCGGGGCGTGCCCGCGATCGCTGCCGCCACCGCTGTCGCCGCCCTTCTCCTTCTTCGCGCCCAGGTAGCCCGCGGCCGCCGACAGTGCGCTGCTGGCCCCGCCCGCGCCCATCGCGGAACCGACCGCAGCGCCGAACGGCGCGAAGATCTTGGTGAGCGGCGCGGGAGCCACGATGGCCAGGAACAGCGTGGCGACACCCCTGAGCCAGGCGACCAAGCCCTCGGCGTGGCCGAGTTCGGCGAAACCCACGCAAATGATGATGGCGACGATGGGCTTGTAGGCGATGATGACCAGCCCGCTGGTGATCAGGGTCGGCGCCCACTTACGAGTGGTCTCACCACCGGTACGGCCGCCGCCGGCCACAGGCAGCAGCAGGCAGATGATGGGGATGGCGGCCTGCCGCAGGAAGATCAGCACCATCTGCACGAAGCCGATCAGCAACAGCGCTCCGACCATGCACAGCGCGATGATCGGATTGATGACCGTCGCCGGGACCAGCACCGTGAGGATCTGCTCGTAGGCCGCTCCGTCGTCGGCGAACGTGGCGTCCACCAGGCCCGTGGTCATCGCATCGCCCGCGACGAGCAGCAGGCCGAACAGTCCGACGCCCAGGAACGACAGGACGAGGTTCTCGACCCATCCACCCATCGCCCGTCCGGCGTGTTTGGCCTGCCCTGTGAGCGCCATCTTGGCCAGGTTCCACATCACCCCGGCCACCGCGATCAGCAGCCCGAGCCAGGCCAGCATCCCGGCCAGTGTGGCCTTGCCGCCCCACAGGCCGGTTCCCTCCAGGTCGACCGAGGGCCCTTCCAGACTGAAGGTGATCGTCTTCTTCAGCGACCACGTGGTGGCGTCCCGGGCGGACCTGATGATGTCGCCCACGATGGAGTCCCACACGGCCTTCCACGGGGCCTTCATCGCCTTCTCGACGACCTCGTCGACCTTCTCGCAGGCGGGCGATCCGGTGATGCGGTCGCTGTGTTCTCCGACGTTCCCGGGGAGGGCGTCCCAGATCGAGCTGGACCCCACCCGGCACGCGATCTCGGCAGCATCACCGGGATCGGGCAGGGCCGCCGCCGGGGCCGATGCGGACACCGTCAGCCCGACAACGGCGGCCAGTGCCAGCAGCAGCGCGGCGAGCCGACGCATCATGACGCCTCACGGATAGCGGTCCATCCAGCGGCGTTGAAATCAGCGTCGCCCGGCGCGACGATCGCGGGCTTGTCCGAGGTGTCCGCGTCGGCGAACGCCTTGCCGGACAGCTTCCAGTCGCCATCCGTCCAGGCCGCACCGGACAACGAGCGCGTGTAAGTAGCGCGCTCCTTCGCTGTCTCGCCCGCCTTCTGCACCACGCGGGTGAGCAGCCAGACGCTGACCGCGTCGTCGGACTCCTTGATGACCTTGTAGCCCACCACGGTGTTGCGCATGTACGCGCCTGCGGGCAGCGGCTCCCCGACGGGCAGGCCAAGCTCCTTGTGCAGCATCTTGTCGGTCTGCACCGCGTCCAGCTCGACCTTCTCGGCACCCTCGTCGCTCTGGTCCCCCTCGGCGACGTACGAGCGGTAGATGCGCAGCTGCTCGTCAGTAGCGTCGTGATCGGAGTCGATGCTGATGGAGTTGGCGGCCGCCATCATCGACACGGCGCCCTCGGTGCTCTTGGGATAGCCGACCTGGCTGCCGTGTGCGTCCGTGCGCTTCCCTCGCGGGAGGGCGGCCCACCGGTCCGGCTCGGTCCACTCCTCAGGCCTCGTGTAGGACTCGGCGGGGCTGGGCGAAGCGGATGCGCTGGCACTTCCCCCTGCCGCGCTCGGCGAGCCGGTCTCCTCGTCGTCGCCGCTGAAAGCCATATAGCCCGTCAGCGCGAGGACGGTCGCGAGCAGACCGCCCGCGACCCACATGCTCTTGGAGTTCCTTGTCCCCCTGGTCGGCATTCTTCTCCCCCGCCCGCTCAGCCCGCGATGCCGTTGAGGATGGCGATGAGCGAGCTGGACAGGATTACGGCCGCGGCGCCGCCTCCCATCCACTTGAAGGGCTCGCTGCCGCCGCCGTTGCGGCTCTTGTCGGACACCGCCAGCTTGTAGACACCGAAGCCGACGCCGCCGACGCCGGCGAGGACCAACAGCCACAATCCGTACCCGAAGATCTCGGCCACCGGGCCGTCCATCCCGGGGATCGGCGTCGGCTTCGCCCCAGGGATGAGCGCCGCAAGGTTCGCCATCATCATTTCCCTTCGATCGTGCGCCGCAGCTTCGCGGCCGCGGTCTGGACGCTCCTGTACTCCAGGGCCTCGTCGGCCCCCTTCACGGCCCGCAGCACGGGCAGGTACGGCAGACGCGCCACTCCGGCCAGCCGCCCCTCCAGGGCGCGGACGAGATACCGCGCGTCCTGCACCGGGCCTGCCGGGGCATCGGCCACCCACACCAGCCACGGTTTCGGCAGCGGGCCCCAATTACGCAGGGTCTCCTCCAGGCGCGTCACGCCGTGGAGGGTCGTGTCGGTCACCAGCACCGGTGCCGTGCCGTACGGCAGGACTTCGCCGGGTGCCAGGACGCGGGCCCTCCTGCCGCCGCTGCCGTCGTCGAGCATGGCGGCCACGGTCGCCACTGCAATGCCATTCCCGTCCACGGGCATCAGCGCGTACCGGAGGTCAACCGGTCGGTCAGTGCCCGGGGTTGACATCATCGTTTGGGCGGTCACGCCACAACTCCCCCTGTCGGCCTTGCTTTCGTGACGATATTGGGTTTCTGAGACCACTGAGGCTAGCGTGACCCGCGGACATTCCAGGTCGTCTTTTCCGCGTAGCCAGAGGTCAGGTCACAGGTGTCGCTCTACGGCAGAGAACCGCGATGCGCGTCACGCCCTCCCCAGAGCAAATGCGCAACAGCTTCCGCCCGGTTGAAGGACCGGAGGCCGGTCCCGCCCCCCCGATCCGCGCACGTACACACCAGCCACACCCCCGAGTCGCCGACAGGCTCACGCGGACGCATCTGCACCGGTGATGCGATGGGCACACCGGCAGCCCGCTGGGCAACGCATCCCTCACGCGAGTCAGTCACCGACCCTACGCGATGCGTGATCACGCTCACGGTTCGGCCCCGCCAAACCGGGCCGCGCAGCCTGGGCGTCTCGTGATCTAGTACGGCGGGGACCTGCACGACCGGCACGACAGCGAAGAGAGAGATCGGGCTCTACGGGGGGAAGCGTGAAGGTAGTCGTCGGGGCTGTGGCCGCAGCGACGAGCCTCGTTCTGCTGGCGTTCATGGGCATTGTGTTCGTGGTAGCCGCCGAGGAAGCGGGTGCAGACATCGACATGGCCGACGGCGGAGGCGGCCTGCAGGGGGTCCCGCAGGAATTCCGTTCCTGGATCCTCAAGGCCGACGCCGCTTGCGCCGAACCCGCCATGACCCCGGCTCTGCTCGCCGCGCAGCTGTACCAGGAGAGCAAGTTCAAGACCAGCCGCGCGGAGGCCACCAGCCACGCCGGCGCCCAGGGCCCGGCACAGTTCATGCCCGGCACATGGGCCACCTGGGGGCGGGACGACGACGGCAACGGCGTCGCCTCACCGTGGGACATCGGTGACGCCGTCATGGCGCAGGGCCGCATGATGTGCTCCCTGCTCAAGCAGGCCCAGAGCTCCGGCTACCCGGGCGATGTCAGGGCGCTCGCCCTGGCCGGGTACAACGCCGGATGGGGCCGCGTGGTGGAGTACGGCGGCGTGCCCCCGCAGTCCTTCGCGGGCGGCGAGACCTACAACTACGTGCGGACCATCCTGTCGCTGATGCCCCGCTTCGAGGGCCCCGGACGCCTCCAGGTCTCCGGGTCGGGCACCGGTCCCGATGCTCTGCGCAAGGCAGCCACCCGCATCGGCACCCCCTACGCCTACGGAGGCGGCGGCCCGGACGGCCCGGGCACCGGCTTCTGCGACGGCACCAACGGCTACAAGAACGGCGAGTGCCTGGCCTCCCGCACCGTCGGCTTCGACTGCAGCTCGCTGGTCCAGTACGCCTACTGGCCGAAGGTGAAGCTCCCCCGCACCGCAGCCGCCCAGTACGGCGCCACCAGCGACCGACCCGTCTCCCGCAGCCAGCTCAAGCCGGGCGACCTGCTGTTCTGGGCGCACAACGACGGGTTCATCTACCACGTCGCCATGTACGCGGGCGACGGCAACGTGCTGCACGCACCTCGCACCGGCCGCAACGTCGAGATCGCCCCGCTCACCTCAGCAATGCCGCAGGGCGACTACCTCGGCGCGACCCGCCCCTGACCCCGAAATCACGTGTGCCACAGACCGGCATCCGGCCTGCGGCCCACACGCATCACGACGACGGACTACCGGGTCCGGCCATTCCTCGGCGCGGGTCCGGCCTGCCGGTGCGGAGCCGTCCCAGCCTCCGCGGGGACTGCGCCCTTCACCGCCTTAGTAGGGTCCACGCTCGGCGACGTCGCCCTCGCCGCCGCGGTGTTCACCGTCACCCGCGACTCCCCCGGCGCCTCGCCGGTCGGACGGCGCAGTGCGTCGCTGACGGCCTGCACCAGCCGCGTCCCGAGCTGAGCATCCGGGCCCGCCTGCCAGGACGTGTCCTTGGCTAGACGGACCAGGTGCTCACGCACATGCTCGCCGTCGGTCTCCATCTGTGCCATCCGGCAAGCCAGCAGGGGCCACTGACGGGACGCCACCAGCAGGTCCGCCTCCCGCTCGAACCCGGGCATCGCCTCGCGCACCCAGCGGGTGTACCGCTGGTTCTCCTGCGGCGAGACGGCCAACTGCGTGAGTGCCCGCTCGCGGTCGGACAGGTCGAGATCCCGGGGGAGGTCCAGCCCGGTCGTGAGTGGCCCGTAGGACAGCTGGGCGTCCCGGCTCATCACCGGCTCCGCAGCCGCCCCGAGCCCCTTCGCCACCGCCTGGTCGACGGCCAGCACCTCGTTGTGCGCAGCCGCCAGGACCTCGCGCACGTTGACGCCCCGCTCCTCCAGCCGGGCCATCGTCGCCGCCATCTCCGGCCACGCAGGAGAAGTGAGGATCGCCTCCCGCACCGGTCCCGCCGGCAGCGTCTCCCGGACGGCCCGCACCCACTGGTCGGTGGCCGCTCCCCCCGCCTTCGCCGCGACCTGGTCGCGTACGTTCACCGCGATCTCACCGACGCGCGGCAGGACCTGGTCCAGGTCGACACCGGCCTTGCGCAGCGCCAGAAGCTGCTGCGCGAGCTGCGGCCAGTCCGCCTCTCCCATCAACGCGACGGAGACGTCGGACGGAAGCAGCCGCTCGACGTCCTTGCCGATCTCGTTCACCGCCTCCTCGGCGGTCGGCAGGCCGTCTTCCTTGCCCTCCTGCCTGCGCTGCTGGTGGCGCCGCGCGGCGTCCGCGATGGCCATGACCAAGCGCGCCGCCATGACCGCAGTCTGCACCGCCTCGGCGGCGGACTCCGTGAACGCCTCCCCCGCGCGATCCTCTGGTCCCGGTGTCGTCATCCCGCGCTCTCCCCTCGTTAGCGGCCCCGCTTCGGGCCCTTGCGCTGCTCCTCGCCAGGCAGCCGCCGCGTCGGCGAGGACGCCCCCTGCTTGCGGGTCGGGACAGTCCGCCCGGCTCCCCCGGCGGGCGCAGCAGTCGTACCGCTATCGGACGCCGCGACCGCCGAACTGCGCTGCCGCTGCCATCCGTCCAGGCGCCATACAAGCACCTCAGCCACCGAGTCCGCAGAGTCCACCTCCCGCCTGGCGGCGACCGTTGCCAAGACATCACCGGGATCGTCACCGGCCTTCTCGACCTCTGCGAGCCGGGCTCTCAGGGCAGGCCACGCCGGATCGGCCAGGATCTCGCGGGCGTGCTCGGGGACGGCCTCCTGGACAGTGCCGGCCATCGGCCGGATGCCCGGCGATGTGGCCGCGCGACACCCGGTCCCAGCCCGGGCCGCGGTGCGCTTGGAGCTGGGTCGGCACTCACGTGCCGCGTTGACTCCGACGGTCACCTCGACTGCTTCGTGCAGCAGCCGCCCGGCTCGCCCGGCGGCCTCCGCCTGGACCCGGTGCTCCTGCGCCTGGTGCCAGCACCGGGAGGCCTCCACCGCAGTCACCAAGGCCAGCAGGAAGCCCAGCGCGGCGACCGTGTCGTTGCGTCCGACCGCTGACACGGAGCGGGAAAGGACGTAAATCGACTCCCGGTACAGCTCGCGCGCCTGGCCCTCCATCTCGCGTGCGGCCGGAGCCCGGGAAGCCCGCTCGAACTCGTACGCGGCCTTACGCATCTGACTGCGTACCAGGTACGGCGAGACGGTCGCGGCGACCACGATCAGGTCACCGAGCGCGGCCACGTCCCCCGCTCCCTGATGCAGTCCTCCGACACCGAGCTGGTCGGCGGCGGCGCGGACCTTCTCCGCTGCCACACGCCACACATCCGCCGACGGCTGGGTATTTACCGGAGGGCCGTTCCAGCGTTCGCGTACGCGCGGCAGGGACAGATCGGGGGCCAGTCTGGTGCCCGGGAACCATACCGGCTTCTGTTCACGGTTGCGGTCGCCCGGCAAGGCCACGGAGTAGCCGGTCACGTTGCCGTCCGGGGCAATCCTCTGCTTCACACGCAGTCCGGCCGCGGCGAGCCGCTCGAAGAAGTCAGCATCGCTCACGGCGGCCGCTGCCGCCTCACGCACAGCGCGCTGGAGCGTCTCGCGGGCAGACTCGGACAACCCTCTGCGTGCCGCCTTCTCCGCCTCCCCGGGCTTCCTCCACCTGCTCGCGGTGCCGTCTGCATGCGTCAGACGGCGCAGGCCGAACTCGACCTCGAACCCGCGCGCGGCCTCCTGCATCCGCAGTCGACTCCAGCTCGTGTCAGGTTGGCGCCCGTCCTCGCGGGCCCGGGTCGCCACGATGTGAATGTGGTCGTCAGCATGGCGTACGGCTACCCATCGGCACCCCTGGTCGTCGGTGTGCGGGGCGATGCCGGAGGCGTGCATCATCTGCCGCGCCACCCGGGCCCACTCCTCGTCGGTGAGCCTCCGATCCTCTGGGGGATTGCGCACCGCCACGTGGAAGACATGCAGAGGGGGCCTCTTGCCCCGCAGGGCATGCACAGGGGCGTCCAGCAGCAGGGCGAGATCGGGAATGGAGAACTCGTCCGACCGCGCTGGGTCGGGCACCGCGACGTCCCATGCCGCGACCATGTGCGGGTCCACATGTTCATCGCGCTTGCCCGGGCCATACAGGTAGAACAGCAGCCCGGCAGTGTCGTCGCCCGGCCGGGCCTCCTTCGGGATCACGAGCGCGGCCGCCGCTCTCTCATCACCTGCAGCGTGGCCGCGTCGACGTGCCGAACGGTCTCATTGACCAGTGCCAGCACGGCCTTGACCTGAGCGTCGGTCACCTCTCCTTGGGCGTTCAGTACATGGGCTACCTGGTTGAGGTTGTTGCCGACCCGGCGCAGCTGTGCGCGCGTCTGGATGAGTTCCTGCAGAACCCTCTTGGCGTCCGCCGAGACGGGCACCACTCGCTCGGTGGCGACGGTCAGCGACACCTCGCCGACCCATGCCGCGAGCGCCTGGTTCTCGCGGTCGGCGGCCGCCTGCACGATCGCCAGTTCGGCGTCGTTGTAGGAGATCTTGAGGCGATGCGACCGGGGCCCGCCCGGCTCGCGTCCACGGCGCCGTACCGGAGCGCTCCGCGCCTCCTTATTCGCCGGCGGCTTGTCCACGCTGGCGCCCCCCTCTCCTACCCCTCCCGGTCCATCCCTGGACCAAGATCGACGACGGCCAACCTAGTGCAGCCCGGCCGCCGATCTCCGATTACTGGGCCCAGTAACCTACAACTTGCTGCCGGTGGTTACTGCGCCCCTAAAAGACTCCGGGTGTTCATGACGTGTGGTCAAAACCGCTACTACCTGCGACACTACGGTCAAATTCCGGACGGTCGCCGGAATGGCGGACGCTACGATCACCGCATGCCAAGCGCTGATGAGATCTTGCAGAAAATGAGGGCACTCCAGGAACGCCGGGAAGTGGCCGCGGGCCCGCTTGTGGAGATCCTGGCCAAGCGGAGCAGACTGCTGGAGCAGCTCGCCGAACTCGACGAGTCGTACGGCAAGGCATACGTCGACGCCGAAGCAGCAGGCTGGACAGCGACGGAACTGGCGAAACTGGGTGCCGACGAGCCGGTGAAGCGACCGCGAAAGCGGTCACGTTCGGCAAGCAAGAGGACGAGCGGACAAACAATCGCTACGGCCACCGCGGGCAACTCGCCAGTGGGCAGTATTCCGTCGCAGGACGGTTCCTCTCCTGTTCACGCGGCGCCAACCGCTACCTCTGGCTGACAGCCGGACCCCGATCTTCCGCTCTCTGGAGTTCAGCACCTTCGTCAGCAGACCGATGGCCTCCTCGACCTGCAACCGTCATTCCCCGGGTACACAGTTTGAGTTATCCACGCTGGCTCATAGGGCGGTAGAAGCTACCCCGCAGGTGCGAGGTTCACTCAGTCTGTCGGCCCGGACTGTGGTCGCGCTGGGGAAACGAGAACATCCCC
This window harbors:
- a CDS encoding ATP-binding protein; the protein is MARKTKPVPLTSPKRVVAQAEQTPTRQERRLAARLKGRYAPRLGWGGRFGGRSPVEDTGTVYTGPTSQAGGIYPFLLGSGLPPRGVPVGRDLLTGELVAIDPSGWTGKLTTNPGVWVMSQPGAGKSALVKRMCMVYSAFGFMPCVPGDVKGEYTELIRELGGSVVRIGDGIGRLNPLDSGPLKGRAASLTAERREALLDVLNGRRLETLVALLSTKHGLGRSPNEIERSALDTAVQVASAAQESGSDPVVADVVRILRAAPEELRTKLAAEGDRYQDLTRSVIAGLDNLIGGPLKGLFDGPTTTPLDIAAPAVSVDISALRARGNDVVSAGMIATWAYTYSAIDSARSIGMMDRSLVLPMDEMWRALRSGPGLVDAMDAISRLNRTTNDVTIYVTHSLLDVEALPTETDRAKARGLMDRCDTWVIGASSEEELRRVTGKRSLTEQERMMIGSWSSATSTGLDIDPTGSEHTETDEETVRHPGRGKYLIKIGTRPGIAAALELTSTELRLYRTDHNRRRTAAAGGGS
- a CDS encoding SCO6880 family protein, which gives rise to MTTHEVPQALLVDGFRARRDFGFGGLSRTATMLAAAVLTADGLIATQAPVSLLVTLPLTLIFFGLLAARRHGMSALSYYWAKLAWKRAARYDANAYRRLLLPHPYALDLPGVGASSTLIKAHDPTTGRAVGVVHNRTSGYMTVTTLLAPGGSLMAPTAAVQSSLRTWSSVLDAMSTDEQIKGASVTIQITPGAGAALGDDVKARKDPAAPRLAKQVIDELVRTMPHATASVAPWMTVTVDPDATATPPADLAEKVAEALRVVDSLDLSGTGTDIERRATDVDLRRIVRSAYDPEVFNARDAEFEELSWAECGPQAADDDWETYAHDGGVSVSWVLREMPRRPIPYSVLLPLLAPGRFQRRITLSYRVLDPMEGEAVLEREIANAHMRAQATAEVKGRAKWSQRADAQRAEKAAAQVAGGAQVVDWTLMVTVTARSTEDLPAARQELARAVKATRGIRMRPAYGAQAAVFAAGLPLGYSPLVKD
- a CDS encoding type IV secretory system conjugative DNA transfer family protein translates to MMTENDRAWAAGGILLGGAVTLSVSTWAGAAAGAALTGDDVAPFPTSLVAAFQMATDWPAAWPHSQTASLVGATVADLAVVVFLVWGLRWTFRWFRNPSSLATLHQMRELTPKRAAATATRLRASLKGTKPSKVPPRDRGVLLGDHLPSGVELRGSDEDTYVAIMAPRAGKSTSLAIPVAEEAPGALLMTSNKADVYAATLASRAKVGRTWVLDTQGVAQAERQMWWDMIAQAETLEGAERLASHFVNQITSEQADPFWSQAAGDLLVGLFRAAYHDGGTVRDVMAWLADPKEKAPLRILYQHEPVLAEQVDSSINIAEETQSGIYQNARTAVSALRDEKVLAWVTPDDRHPRFDPEQFALSTDTLYLLSKKGGPASAVVAALADAVFTAAAEAGERHGGRLPEPMRAVLDEAANICRIKDLPDLYSHLGSRGITPFVILQSYRQGVAAWGEIGMDAMWSAATKKIIGVGMDDAKFAQDVSTLAGAHYVERGSYSKSKDGGSRSWSEQREQVLDPAEIRAMRKGTALLLSTGMPVAQIRLRPWYAEKAMAHIGPQMKTEEAAITKRAVAAYEERQAERSGR
- a CDS encoding DUF4913 domain-containing protein, producing the protein MAGDPDEPRFDVPVGLFEDIEDLKAQIAALTAQIQALAAAGGPDPTPGPAAAGDTAAEDTDSEEDEEEWKYPPFILLLDSPEYDDELRALIEWVEGVLVPGYLGEPSADARWCHLWFEHPVAVARLHACWLAWQELTDPATCGYTGPSVWHRDHLDPCIRELRSPSGPFTGCTKGEHQIGHRLPGTVPSAWKSPTP